One Carya illinoinensis cultivar Pawnee chromosome 5, C.illinoinensisPawnee_v1, whole genome shotgun sequence genomic window, aaaaccaaagtGATGGCAAAGATTTGCCAGTTTTGAATGCAACCACAAGAAAGCCTGGTGGATGGAAGGCTATGCCCTTTATCATTGGTATGATCTTATCCTTtctgatatataaattaagcacactgcatgcacacacacatatatgcaaGAAACGAATTATATATGCATTCCATTGAATTTGTTGCAGTCTTACTATATATGCAACTTCCGGAGGATATATGTACGTTGATTTTGGCATTTTATGGTGTGTGCAGGAAATGAAACGTTTGAAAGGCTGGCTACTTTCGGATTATTGGCGAACTTTATGGTATATTTGACACGAGAGTTTCACATGGATCAGGTTACAGCTTCCAACGTTATTAACATATGGTCCGGTGTGACTAATTTTGCTCCCTTGGTTGGTGCCTTCATCTCTGATGCCTATCTCGGCCGGTTTCCGACCATTGCTTTCGCCTCTTGTGCATCACTTCTGGTAATCCATCCTTGCcttcttctctcatttttctcatttttctcgaATGCACATAAATATTGACGACTGTATGTGATGCGCGCCATCATTCAATACTAATGACGACGATTTGGTTCACATCATTTATCATGATTTTTGTGGAATTCGGAGCCAAATTTTATTTGAGTGGTGAAGACTGCAAGGGAACGTTCCTGACAGCTTATCTTCAGTACATAATATTTGGGTGGTTTTTAAGGCtgtggtttgaattttgaaacagcgaaaatttgtttttattttttgaactcgTTTTTGGTCTGATTGTACGTGCCTGTCCGGACTTGATATAGATCATGTTGATGCATGTGTAGCCTGGCATCAATAAAGTCAAAGTTGctctctctatttatttattattgcaTATGCTATTGTGCCAAGTGATCTTTTGGTCAGGTCACTTTCATTATTTAAGCAGTTTATCTTCAAATATTTACACAAATTTCCTAAATTAGTTAgcataaatacaaaattaacaaaaaatcgATAATAATTTTGATCATAATAATCAACTTCAAAGCATGAATTAATCAACAGGGAATGGTGACTGTGACTATGACGGCTTGGATGGCGCAGCTGCGTCCTCCACCATGCACCCCACAACAGCAAGAATTGGGTCAATGCAAAGGTTCAACCAAAGCTCAACTGGGTGTGTTACTGTTGGGGCTGGGGTTTTTGTCCATCGGCTCCGGTGGCATTAGGCCATGCAGCATTCCGTTTGGTGTGGATCAGTTCGATCCAACCACCGACGATGGGAAAAAAGGAATTAACAGTTTCTTCAACTGGTACTACACCACATTCACCGTGGTTTTGTTGTTCACTCAAACTATTGTGGTTTATATCCAAGACTCTGTTAGCTGGAGCATAGGTTTTGGGATACCAACCTTGTGTATGTTCTTGTCGattatcttcttcttcgttGGAACGAATATCTATGTGCATGTGAAGGCAGAAGAAAGCCCATTTTCCGGCCTTGCGCAAGTTTTTGTTGCGGCATATAAGAAGCGTCGGATTCAGCTTCCTGCCGACGGAGACGCAGATAGAATTTTCTATGATCCTCCATTGAAGGGGGCTACATTTACAAAGCTTCCTCTCACCGACCACTTCAGGTAACAGATACATCTTTATCATGAATGATTTCTTAGTGCATGGTATATTTACTGGTTAATGTGAAAAACGATCCTTGTGGATGATTACTTAAGTTTATTAGGATTTCTTACGTCATGCCAGTCCCAACTGTTGATTGTGATAGactttcttcctttttgttGGCGATAAATCAATCATTCGATGCACGATTGCTTCTAGAACTATATTTTTTTCGTTCGGCAAATTAGTGCGCGTGGGTAGCAAGCTGGAATGGCTCTAGATATGAACAATCATTTAAAATTACCTTAATATATTGCCTAATTTATCCTAattgaaggttttttttttttttttaaatgatcagTCAAAATCAGCTAAAGTAAAtgattattgttaaaaaatcatCAAAGAGTGGAGAGGTTGGCGAGAATTAGGTCGATTTGCTACAGATGGTCTGTCGCATGGGATGCTCATCATGAGTCATAACTCGCTTGGAGgttcaactaaaaaaaaaaaaaagaaaaaaagaaaagaaagagaaagcacCGGAGCAGGAGCAGCTCAGGAGGAGGAGAAACGTGGCTGTAGGGCACATAATTCTTGTTGCCGACAAAATCGGCAACGACATCTTATATGCAAATCTAAAGGACAACAAAAGTCATGCAAGTTTCAAGTAATCCAATTAATCAGCATGTTTGCTAGGAGGTTCACTTTCACGTGTATATTTGCTTGCTTGTTTGCATTCCTAAACTCActagctgttttttttttttttttaattttttaattttttaatttttaatttttattttggtaaatTCAGATTCCTAAACAAAGCTGCTTTTATTCAAGAGAATGAACTGAAGCCAGATGGCACTAGCACGAATCAATGGAGGCTCTGCAGCATCCAGCAGGTGGAAGAGCTTAAATGCATAATTCGAATAATTCCCATATGGATTTCCGGTGTCGTTAGCCTAACTTCCATGACACAACAAGGAACTTTTACCGTATCACAAGCCTTGAAAATGGATCGGCATCTTGGACCCCACTTCCAAATCCCAGCTGGTTCAATGGGGGTCATTTCACTAATCATAATAGGATTATGGATTCCATTCTACGACCGTATTCTCGTACCAGCCCTCcgaaaagtcaccaaaaatgaAGGCGGGATCTCACTTCTCCAAAGAATAGGAATCGGGGCTGTATTTTCGATTCTGTCGATGGTTGTAGCTGGATTGGTGGAAAGGGTGAGAAGGGCTTCGGCTATTCAAAACCCTCAGCCACTCGGGGTTGCACCGATGTCAGTCATGTGGCTAGCCCCACAGCTTATTCTAATGGGCTTTTGCGAGGCATTCAACATCATCGGACAGATCGAATTCTTCAACAGGCAGTTTCCCGATCACATGAGAAGCATTGGGAATTCTCTTTTTTCCTGTTCCTTTGCTGGAGCAAGCTACCTGAGTAGCTTAGTGGTGACCATTGTGCATCATGTCACGAGAACACATGCCCATCCTGATTGGTTGACAAATGATATCAATGATGGCAGACTGGATTATTTCTACTTTCTCATTGCAGGGATGGGGGTCCTGAATCTTATCTACTTTCTCTACTGTGCTAATCGATATCGGTACAAGGGCAGTACACAAATAAGAGATGATCATAATGATTCCCATCAtgttgatcatgatgatcaCGCACTAGTGCTGGAGCTTAGTAATTCGAATAAAGCTTGAATGTAATCTGATAAAGATTACGGGCGTACGACGTCCGAATTAGCTTTATATAAGGAgacagaataaataaaatagggaagtacttctataattaatattattatttcggTTATTGTAGTACGTAATCTGCTTTATTAGCCGTTGAGATaagaatgaattaaaatatacatgTAAATCAGTGTGCAGGGGCCGGATCATGCTCATGAAGATGTAACATGAGAGCAATGTATCATGCATGGGTTGCCTTGCCAAGTATGGTATGCCCAGCTAGCTAGGGCTCACTTTATTTAATCTTTCTGGCTAAAGCCATCGTGctagctatatattaatttaaagtgAAAATCTTGCTGTTCTTAgttttagaaatatatatatatatatatatatatatatagaggtacGTATCTAGCTATGTGCTTCTAATTGCAGGAAGCAGGCTGTTTGCAGTAAAACTTGCATGCCTAAATTCGTAAGCTGGTTTCAGTAACTGCGACTAATGAGCTGAAAAACCCCCATCTCTCTCTTAATTCCACTCTGATCTATCTCGCGGATTTCCCCTTACTGACATTGATGTATTTGCCTGCCATTCCACTGGAATGACCTCCAGTACTACTACATCTGTGACACGTACAGCATATGCCCGatttattattcataatatCTGCATCTTTATCCCTGCATGCCTTGTGTGTACGTAGGACGAGCGTGCATGATCTTTTTGGACCTGTTTCACTATTTTCTACAAAGCCGTCTGTCTTTGAACAGATCACGATTACGGAATAATGTAATTTGAGCCTttcaattgttttgttttgtatttcatAGTGGAGCTAGCCAGCTGCCCCACTTGGCTCTCTCACGCTTTTCAGTTTTTTGGGGTTTTGTCCTTATCTCCTTCTACGTTGAATATTCTTCGTATGATAGGCTCCGTGGTTGACAGTGAAGCCCATTATTCTTTTGTCCTAATCTAATACCTCCTCGATCGGCTTGGCAAAATGCTCCAAGTTTCCTACTTAATTTCTTATTATAATGCATTGGCTATTTTGGCAAAAAGCTAGTACTAAAATTACCTGTTGGACTGTCACGTACGTGTCAATATCTCACATACTAATTACTTCAAATTAAGTTTGTTAAAATGCTTTTGGATTATTTTGTCCATGCACTCTTACTTTGAATTCCCTAATCCATCAAAATGTTCATTTATGTTTGCCATGTGCTAGCTGCTAAATATGATTCATCCCCGTATTCAGAAAGCAGCTAAGCCAGAAGGTTTAAATATTTGATACGTGAACAAGTATATATTATTGCCATATCAGTCATGTCTTCTTTAACAAAAAACGAAAGGGTCCACAGAATAAAAACGAAAAAACAGAAAGGCACCCCTCcccatggatatatatatatatatatatatagaactccTGAGGTTAGAGACGTGGATTTCGATATCCTTGGCTATGGCGAGGACCTGGATCACCCCTCCTATTGTATGgatcaaattaataattttttatggatTATATGTGATGAGAATGACTATTTGCGATcaaaacaaatttattttaatagaaagtAATCATTTTCGTAAGAAATAATGGCCACAACTGAGCAGTTTTTGAAGGGTGTCATATTGTTCCCTCCACACCTCCTTCCTCTTGTCTAGAATGATCCAGTACCccctatctatctatctatctatctatctatttatatttatatatatatatatatataaagaggaggagaagaaggaagAGGATCTAAGCACTAGTTGTAATGGAATGATCACTTTGTATATATACTTTAAGATATCTTCAATTTTTTGGTCTATTTTACTTTGgcataatcttaattaatgaaAACGAGGTTTTGTTTGTGATATATATGAGTTTCACAAAAGTTTATAATGATAGAAAGATAGAAGGAGAATTTTACTAATCAAAACCCATTAATGATTGATTTAGCTAGCAAGTAATCCTATACAATATTGGAGATCAATCACATCAACAACAATGGATGCAACTAGCTAGCCCGTCAAGCAGCTTACtcgttatatataatatgcgcTATAACACGTCATATATCATGCATTCCACTCACATTGAGTGGCAATGAAACTGACATGTGACCTTTGctcttatcaaaaagaaaaaggaaaaaagaaagagtggcaATGAAACTTTAGGTCTTACTTAAATTACATAAACATGATCAAGTAGTGATGAAAGACTGGGAATAAAGCATTATATTCTCTATATGATTAGTGCTTTCTCATTAACCTCTTAATttgctgcatatatatatatggaagtgGCCTGGCCAGGACCTGTTCAAGTAATGAAGGATCAAGAGAATAAAATGGTGTTCGATCATTATTCTTATGGGTCCTAACATCTTGGCATGGGTCAGTACTCAAGTAGCTAGCTGGTGTCAAGggatttgaatataatataatctaaTAGTGCTTTGTGCCCACTTTATCTtctttaatctatatattaattgtaaaaaaaaaaaaattatatttttaagttaataTCAAGATATACCCGTCTTTTTTCATTTAGATATTGAAATGATCTTAAATGATTAATTGAGTTGAactgtaaataatattattttgtaagtcccatatattgagatatattttaatataaataagttaataacgtgtttaaatatatgaaatatgtttaaatttttttataaaaaattaaaacaaaaatatcattaatgATTGGTTTCATAAAATGGTCTAAGTTGATTTTAATAACCAAACACGTGATCATAAGAGTCGATCCGGTCCATCGTCAATAAGCCAGTTTGGAATTACATTAAATGCTGAACTTTCAAAACCTAACTCAGAAAACTTTGTTTGCCATGGAAGAAAATATTCACAAGCCTTTACAAGTCAAAGTTATTAGAAGTATTAGTCTGTATTATATTTTCATTCAGTTTAGTTAGTTTAGTTGGTTCCAGTTTAGTTAGTTTAGTTGTGAACCAAGTTAAGTtagttttttcaatttatttttcccGCCTATTCTGGCTTGTATATAAAGAGCACATATGTACTCTGCTTTCATATAATACAATTTCACAGTTCAACACTTATCATGGTATTAGAAGAAAATTCTTCCGCTGATTCCTCTGCTTTGCCTATGGATCCTTCCAATGCATATTATCTTCATCATGGAGATAGTCCAGACACAATGCTTGTTACTCAACTTCTTACAGGCAATAACTATAACACATGGCGTCATTCCATGCTCATGGCATTGACTGCCAAGAACAAAGTCTGCTTCATCGATGGATCTGCTCCATCTCCTCCATACACTTCTCCCTTGTTTCAATCATGGACTCGATGCAACAATATGGTGCTTTCCTGGTTACTTAATTCTCTTTCTAAAGAGATTGCTGCTAGTGACAACAAGTCTGCAATCCACATTGCCACAAACTCTATATTTCATGAACGCACAAACATATATAGATCAATTGCCATTTTGTCTGTGAGAAGATTCAAGATGGTTCCACCAAactttttcatgttaattctcACAATCAGCTTGCTAATTGCTTCACTAAACCACTTGGTTTTCCGTTATTCTCTACTTTAGTTTCCAGGCTGGGCATGCTTAACATTCATCCTTCAGGTTGAAGGGGGGGTATTAGAAGTattagtctatattatattttcattcaGTTTAGTTAGTTTAGTTGGTTCCAGTTTAGTTAGTTTAGTTGTAAACCAAGTTAAGTtagttttttcaatttatttttcccGCCTATTTTGACTTGTATATAAAGAGCACATATGTACTCTATTTTcatataatacaattaaaaaaatatagttgcaagtataattgtacactaatctgtatactaatgtgatgtgattagttaaaagttaaattttattaaaaataatattaatttaaattttaaatataaataaattaatattaatatacaaattaatatataaatatatttatatatagcaaaactcaatacATGAATTTTACTTCTAGTTCAACACTTACCAAAAGTTGTTTCTTATCAATTGTCCTTTATATTGACGAGTAATTATTAATGGACGTGTCTTTGAGTGAATAAAAAGATTCTGCATCGGCATCATCCAGACGGGACTTGTTTGGTaaaaattatcatcttattttatttacttatttttataaatattatttaaataaaaatatttttaaattaattattataatttttttaaatttttaaataaaaaataaagaataattcaattttatcaaatatccaaataaaaataacattaaaaaattatattataataatattttaattttataatatttttattcaattttttctatttcttttaaaattttataaactaaattcaaactatctcattataatttataaattattttattattattcacaaaattcttattCAATACCATCTCACTCTCCAAAGATGCCGTTACTGCACTGGTCACGCGGTACATATCACTTTGAAAAGTCAAGTCGTTGCATGTATCATGTACCggtgcatatatataaaaaccaattaacatGTCATTTCAGTAATTTGGcactatataaattaattattgttgGCTGCTTGTTGGATACTTTTGTGTTCAGTCACTGTCATGCCTATAAAACAGAAGATACACATCTTAATGCCAATATCAAATTATAATGTTGGCCACTTCCTTCATATCTTTCAATTTGATTATCCTCTGTATGTGGTGCTCGAGAAGAACCCACCTTCTACTAATAGACAAAATTGCTATTCACAAGCCATCGAATATTATACCATATTGAAAAGAAAGATTGAAGGCAGACAGAGAGAATTTGCAttccatatatttatttatcaaaaattttatattcattagttcacttttacatattctttctatattttattaatgtaattgattacagtatttttttaatataaaataaatattttgatcaatcacatcaatagaatgTACActgtaattattaatttattaaattaaattaaataatatataggtggagataatattaaaaaaataacagataacaatattactcatttttttcatggatttattattttcaattgtaCTATAATTACTGCAGTAAAAAGGTCAATGATATATCACCAACTATTCTACAATTTATCTACAACTTcctgtttaaaaattatttattttcactttaattCAAAATGATTGTCCTCCTAGCAACagtttaaaatacataaaaaataattatttaattcttAGTTGTAAATGGATTATGATATAgttgttattatattatttccCGTGTATTTAAGTAGTTGGAAGAACATTATTTCTCTAATTAACGAACGGATTACACAGATTTTCTCTAGGTTAAATAATGGTATAAAATTAGGAAAATAATGGttcctgaatttttttatttaaaaaataaataaatatgaaattgatCAGAAAAAACttacattttaataataaatttcattttttttaaaaaaatagaataagcaAGACTTAATTGATCTATAGCATTTCtcgtaaaaaattaaatttgaaatcttaGGCAGATCATGAATGGAAGGCTGATTTTGTATCTAAGCCCAATATAAAAGTCCTCTATAAGCAGGCTTGAACTAAAAGACCCAACAGGGATTTGCATACTACGCGCCACTTTATTTGGGAAGAAGTAAGTTTCATCACGTACGTAACTGTTTCAGTTGTGTAAGGATAAACCCAGCACAGGATAAACATCACAGAATAGTGATCTCATATAATGATGATCCAGTCTACAGGTatcccttatatatatataccagatAGCTCAAAAAATAAGGATAAGCTGAATTATAtacttttaaatgatatttattgaCTTAAGCATTAGAGTATTCTCAGGTGCATCCCACCGGAGTTTTCTTACTATTTGCAGGTGAATAATTGCATAGGCGGTGGTGGGACACGTTCTTAACATTGACACCGTTTGTGGGATCTAAATTGGGTCTCTTGTTACAAACCAACGTGGTTTTCACATGCCGATTGTAACCCGTTCCTTAGCACACCAAGAGATGGATACACTGCCAACAGCCATGGAAGCTCGACTAGC contains:
- the LOC122311914 gene encoding protein NRT1/ PTR FAMILY 2.13-like, with product MAVNDHNRKQSSSSSWYLCRSSARCFQIVTSSKASTMEKEKNQSDGKDLPVLNATTRKPGGWKAMPFIIGNETFERLATFGLLANFMVYLTREFHMDQVTASNVINIWSGVTNFAPLVGAFISDAYLGRFPTIAFASCASLLGMVTVTMTAWMAQLRPPPCTPQQQELGQCKGSTKAQLGVLLLGLGFLSIGSGGIRPCSIPFGVDQFDPTTDDGKKGINSFFNWYYTTFTVVLLFTQTIVVYIQDSVSWSIGFGIPTLCMFLSIIFFFVGTNIYVHVKAEESPFSGLAQVFVAAYKKRRIQLPADGDADRIFYDPPLKGATFTKLPLTDHFRFLNKAAFIQENELKPDGTSTNQWRLCSIQQVEELKCIIRIIPIWISGVVSLTSMTQQGTFTVSQALKMDRHLGPHFQIPAGSMGVISLIIIGLWIPFYDRILVPALRKVTKNEGGISLLQRIGIGAVFSILSMVVAGLVERVRRASAIQNPQPLGVAPMSVMWLAPQLILMGFCEAFNIIGQIEFFNRQFPDHMRSIGNSLFSCSFAGASYLSSLVVTIVHHVTRTHAHPDWLTNDINDGRLDYFYFLIAGMGVLNLIYFLYCANRYRYKGSTQIRDDHNDSHHVDHDDHALVLELSNSNKA